A region from the Bacteroidales bacterium genome encodes:
- the atpG gene encoding ATP synthase F1 subunit gamma, protein MANLKDIRTRISSVKSTRQITSAMKMVSASKLRRAQNAITQLRPYANKLNEILSRLSETKGTVSDNIYAEERKEENVLLLAISSNRGLCGPFNSNIVKKVIELSEEQYSEQHEKGNLTIVTMGFKSGQILSAKGYEISYNFDKIYEDMSYEKVSVIAEQLMNDFVEKKYDKIEIIYNRFKNAAVQILTQEQFLPIKPDDSVNDNHDYIFEPSQEYIFETLIPDSLKTQLFTALTDSFASEQGARMTAMHQATDNATEMIRSLTLSYNKARQAAITKEILEITAGAEALKG, encoded by the coding sequence ATGGCAAATTTAAAGGATATAAGAACACGCATATCATCTGTTAAATCTACAAGACAGATTACAAGTGCAATGAAAATGGTTTCTGCATCTAAACTAAGAAGAGCTCAAAATGCTATTACACAGTTAAGGCCTTATGCAAATAAGCTTAATGAGATTTTAAGCAGATTAAGTGAAACAAAAGGAACAGTTTCTGACAATATTTATGCAGAAGAAAGAAAAGAAGAAAATGTTTTGTTATTGGCAATAAGTTCAAACAGAGGGCTGTGCGGACCGTTTAATTCAAATATTGTTAAAAAAGTAATTGAACTAAGTGAGGAACAATATTCTGAGCAGCATGAAAAAGGAAATTTGACAATTGTAACAATGGGATTTAAAAGCGGTCAAATTTTAAGTGCAAAGGGATATGAAATTTCATATAATTTTGATAAAATATATGAGGATATGTCTTACGAAAAAGTTTCAGTTATTGCCGAGCAATTAATGAATGATTTTGTTGAGAAAAAATATGATAAAATTGAAATTATTTATAACCGATTTAAAAATGCAGCTGTTCAAATTTTAACTCAAGAACAATTTTTGCCTATTAAACCGGATGATTCTGTTAATGATAATCATGACTATATTTTTGAACCTTCGCAAGAATACATCTTTGAAACATTGATACCGGATTCTCTTAAAACACAGCTATTTACAGCACTAACAGATTCTTTTGCTTCTGAGCAAGGTGCTCGTATGACGGCTATGCACCAAGCAACAGACAATGCAACAGAAATGATTCGATCCTTAACACTTAGCTATAATAAAGCACGACAGGCAGCTATTACAAAAGAAATTTTAGAGATAACGGCAGGAGCGGAGGCACTGAAAGGATAA
- a CDS encoding acyl-CoA-binding protein, translating into MDQKLFDEAVLKSKTLTERPSNDILLKLYGLFKQVTEGDVQGERPGGFDFKAAAKYNAWESYKGKTKDDAASEYIDLVNSLIG; encoded by the coding sequence ATGGATCAAAAGCTATTTGATGAAGCAGTATTAAAATCTAAAACATTAACGGAACGACCGTCTAATGACATTTTACTGAAATTATACGGTTTATTTAAACAAGTTACAGAAGGAGATGTTCAAGGAGAACGCCCCGGAGGATTTGATTTTAAAGCCGCAGCAAAATATAATGCTTGGGAATCATATAAAGGAAAAACAAAGGATGATGCTGCAAGCGAGTATATTGATTTAGTTAATTCCTTAATCGGATAA
- the atpA gene encoding F0F1 ATP synthase subunit alpha yields MAGINPAEVSEILKQQLQGVSSETEFQEVGTVIEIGDGIARIYGLKGVKYNEMIEFQNGVQGIALNLEEDNVGAVLLGPSQGIGEGDTVKRMKKIASIDVSEGMLGRVVNTLGEPIDGKGAITGEKYNMPLERKAPGVIYRQPVNEPLQTGIKAIDSMIPIGRGQRELIIGDRQTGKTAIAVDAIINQKEFYDKGEPVYCIYVAIGQKGSTVASIQKTLEENGALVYTTIVSATAAEPAALQFYAPYAGAAIGEYFRDTGRPALIIYDDLSKQAVSYREVSLLLRRPPGREAYPGDVFYLHSRLLERAAKIINNDEIAQQMNDVPDSLKGKIKGGGSLTALPIIETQEGDVSAYIPTNVISITDGQIFLDVDLFNSGVRPAINVGISVSRVGGNAQIKSMKKVAGTLKLDQAQYRELEAFSKFGSDLDSATLSVLEKGSRNVEILKQGQFEPYTVEAQTAILFAGTKGLLRDVPVEKVKDFENEYLDFLKTKHADVLEALSQGKYSDTEIKVLEEVAKSIASAYKAN; encoded by the coding sequence ATGGCAGGCATAAATCCCGCAGAAGTATCTGAAATATTAAAACAACAATTACAAGGTGTAAGTTCTGAAACTGAATTTCAAGAAGTCGGGACAGTTATTGAAATCGGTGACGGCATTGCTCGTATTTATGGGTTGAAAGGCGTTAAATACAATGAAATGATTGAATTTCAAAACGGAGTTCAAGGTATTGCGTTAAACTTGGAAGAAGATAATGTAGGTGCAGTACTGTTAGGGCCGTCACAAGGAATCGGAGAAGGGGATACCGTTAAAAGGATGAAAAAAATCGCGTCTATTGACGTAAGTGAAGGAATGCTCGGAAGAGTCGTAAATACATTGGGAGAACCCATTGACGGAAAAGGAGCAATAACCGGTGAGAAATACAATATGCCTTTGGAACGGAAAGCTCCGGGTGTAATTTATCGTCAACCTGTAAACGAACCACTTCAAACAGGAATAAAAGCAATTGATTCAATGATACCGATAGGAAGGGGTCAGCGAGAATTAATTATCGGAGATCGCCAAACAGGAAAAACTGCAATTGCTGTTGATGCCATTATCAATCAAAAAGAATTTTACGATAAAGGTGAGCCTGTTTATTGTATTTATGTTGCAATAGGACAAAAAGGTTCAACAGTTGCAAGTATTCAAAAAACACTTGAAGAAAACGGTGCATTAGTTTATACCACAATAGTGTCTGCAACTGCTGCCGAACCTGCTGCACTGCAATTTTATGCACCTTATGCAGGAGCAGCAATAGGTGAATATTTCAGAGATACAGGAAGACCGGCTTTAATTATTTATGATGATTTATCAAAACAAGCTGTTTCTTACAGGGAAGTTTCTCTTCTTTTAAGAAGACCTCCGGGGCGTGAAGCATATCCGGGTGATGTATTTTACTTACATTCTCGATTATTAGAGCGTGCAGCAAAAATCATTAATAATGATGAAATTGCACAACAAATGAATGATGTTCCTGATTCTTTAAAAGGAAAAATTAAAGGCGGCGGGTCATTAACAGCATTACCGATTATTGAAACACAAGAAGGTGATGTTTCGGCATATATTCCTACAAATGTAATTTCAATTACAGACGGACAAATATTTCTTGATGTTGATTTATTTAACTCAGGTGTAAGACCGGCAATTAATGTAGGTATCTCGGTTTCAAGAGTAGGCGGAAATGCACAAATTAAATCAATGAAGAAAGTTGCGGGAACTTTAAAACTGGACCAAGCACAATACAGAGAATTAGAGGCTTTTTCTAAGTTCGGTTCTGATTTGGATTCAGCAACTCTTTCTGTGCTTGAAAAAGGAAGCCGAAATGTTGAAATATTGAAACAAGGCCAGTTTGAGCCTTACACAGTAGAAGCCCAAACTGCAATTCTTTTTGCCGGAACAAAAGGTTTGTTGAGAGATGTTCCTGTAGAAAAAGTTAAAGATTTTGAAAATGAATATCTTGATTTCTTGAAAACAAAACATGCAGATGTTCTTGAAGCCTTATCGCAAGGAAAATATTCGGATACAGAAATTAAAGTTTTAGAGGAGGTTGCAAAAAGTATCGCATCAGCTTATAAAGCAAATTAA
- the atpH gene encoding ATP synthase F1 subunit delta — protein MNTNRITVRYAKALFGLASEEEKAERINNDMHLIGETAKIPDFRRFLENPVIFPSRKQVVFNKIFKEKVNELSLRFFKLLSDNKRETYLSSIARNYSELYRKFYGIKYVQLTTTFKIDDKLKKDISDIISTEFKTKVEMTEQVDKEIIGGFVLTVENLQYDASVATKLKNIKKELLKAPADK, from the coding sequence ATGAATACAAACAGAATAACCGTAAGATATGCAAAAGCATTATTTGGTTTAGCTTCAGAAGAGGAAAAAGCGGAACGAATAAATAATGATATGCATTTAATAGGAGAAACAGCAAAGATTCCTGACTTTAGAAGGTTCTTGGAAAATCCTGTAATTTTCCCGTCAAGAAAACAAGTTGTATTCAACAAAATTTTTAAAGAAAAGGTAAATGAATTGAGTTTACGGTTCTTTAAATTGTTGTCTGACAATAAAAGAGAGACTTATTTAAGCTCAATAGCAAGGAATTACAGTGAATTATACCGAAAGTTTTACGGTATTAAATATGTTCAACTCACAACAACATTTAAAATTGACGATAAACTAAAAAAAGACATCTCCGATATTATTTCAACAGAATTTAAAACAAAAGTAGAGATGACAGAGCAAGTTGACAAAGAAATTATAGGCGGTTTTGTTCTGACTGTTGAAAATTTACAATACGATGCAAGTGTTGCAACAAAACTAAAAAATATTAAAAAAGAATTACTAAAAGCTCCGGCTGATAAATAA
- a CDS encoding F0F1 ATP synthase subunit B, translating to MGLVTPDFGLVFWMTISFLAVLFILKKYAWKPILKSLKQREDSIDGALKAAEHAKDEMARLKSDNEKILQEARKEREKLLSDAREVKEKILSDAKIQAKVEADKMIISAKAQIESEKLSAIDEIKNKVVSLSVEIAEKVIRKSLSSDKEQVDYANSLLKDIELN from the coding sequence ATGGGTTTAGTAACACCTGATTTCGGTTTAGTATTTTGGATGACGATATCATTTCTTGCAGTCCTTTTTATTTTAAAAAAATATGCTTGGAAACCGATATTAAAATCGCTGAAACAAAGAGAAGATTCAATTGACGGTGCATTAAAAGCAGCAGAACATGCCAAAGATGAAATGGCAAGATTAAAATCGGATAACGAAAAAATATTACAAGAAGCTCGCAAAGAAAGAGAAAAACTTTTAAGTGACGCAAGAGAGGTTAAGGAAAAAATATTATCGGATGCAAAGATTCAAGCAAAAGTAGAAGCTGATAAAATGATAATATCGGCAAAAGCTCAAATAGAAAGCGAAAAGCTTTCGGCAATTGATGAGATTAAAAATAAAGTTGTTTCATTATCTGTAGAAATTGCAGAAAAAGTTATCAGAAAATCATTGTCGTCTGATAAAGAGCAGGTTGATTATGCAAATTCATTATTAAAAGATATTGAATTAAATTAA
- the atpE gene encoding ATP synthase F0 subunit C has protein sequence MDLLLVLLQAVADYGAMGAGIGAGIAVIGAGIGIGQIGGRAMDAIARQPEAVGDIRSNMIVAAALIEGVAFFAIVISLLIIL, from the coding sequence ATGGATTTATTATTAGTATTATTACAAGCAGTTGCAGATTATGGTGCAATGGGAGCAGGTATCGGTGCAGGAATTGCCGTAATAGGAGCAGGTATCGGTATCGGTCAAATAGGCGGAAGAGCAATGGATGCTATTGCACGTCAGCCTGAAGCTGTCGGTGACATTCGTTCAAATATGATTGTTGCCGCTGCACTTATTGAAGGTGTTGCCTTCTTTGCAATTGTAATCAGCTTGTTGATTATTCTTTAA
- the atpB gene encoding F0F1 ATP synthase subunit A has product MLNNLKILTTVILSFTFLLVSNTSFSQHGEQTETEEHESEFNPGEMIMEHVGDSYGWHITTFGKTYITIPLPIIVYSKHSGLSVFMSSKFNHGHSSYKNFKIASGNDNPNNEKVVEVVNGEEIRPYDISITKNTLSLFISIIFILWIFLSVAKAYTKREGQAPKGLQSFLEPLIIFIRDDIAKASLGKKKYMKFTPYLLSIFFFIFLNNLLGLVPIFPGGANLTGNIAITMVLAIFTFVIITINGNKNYWTHMVNTPGVPWWLKFPIPLMPFVEILGMFIKPFVLMVRLFANITAGHIVALGFFSLIFLFGEMGGVGAGYGGAVFSVAFTIFLTMLELLVAFIQAYVFTLLSALYFGMATEEHH; this is encoded by the coding sequence ATGCTCAATAATTTAAAAATTTTAACGACAGTAATTTTAAGTTTTACGTTTTTACTTGTTTCAAACACAAGTTTTTCTCAGCATGGCGAACAAACTGAAACAGAAGAACATGAATCCGAATTCAATCCCGGCGAAATGATTATGGAACATGTCGGAGATTCTTACGGATGGCACATTACAACATTCGGAAAAACCTATATTACTATTCCGTTACCGATAATTGTTTATAGTAAACACAGTGGTTTGTCTGTTTTTATGTCTTCAAAATTTAATCACGGTCATTCTTCTTATAAAAATTTTAAAATAGCAAGCGGAAATGATAACCCTAATAATGAAAAAGTTGTTGAGGTTGTTAACGGAGAAGAAATAAGGCCTTACGACATTTCAATTACAAAAAATACACTATCTCTTTTTATCAGTATAATTTTCATATTATGGATTTTCCTAAGTGTTGCAAAAGCTTATACAAAAAGAGAAGGTCAGGCACCAAAAGGATTACAGTCATTTTTAGAACCGTTAATAATTTTTATAAGAGATGATATTGCAAAAGCATCTTTGGGTAAGAAAAAGTATATGAAGTTTACACCTTATTTATTAAGCATATTCTTTTTTATATTTCTAAACAACCTTTTAGGTTTGGTTCCGATTTTTCCCGGAGGAGCAAATTTAACCGGCAATATTGCAATAACAATGGTTCTTGCAATTTTCACATTTGTTATAATTACAATTAACGGAAATAAAAATTACTGGACACACATGGTTAATACCCCGGGGGTTCCTTGGTGGCTTAAATTTCCTATTCCCTTAATGCCTTTTGTTGAAATTCTTGGAATGTTCATTAAACCTTTCGTTTTAATGGTACGTTTGTTTGCAAATATTACAGCAGGGCATATTGTTGCATTAGGTTTTTTCAGTTTAATATTCCTTTTCGGTGAAATGGGAGGAGTCGGAGCAGGATACGGCGGGGCTGTATTTTCTGTTGCATTTACAATATTTTTAACAATGCTCGAATTATTAGTTGCATTTATTCAAGCATATGTATTTACACTTCTGTCTGCATTATATTTCGGTATGGCAACAGAAGAACACCATTAG